The proteins below come from a single Panicum hallii strain FIL2 chromosome 7, PHallii_v3.1, whole genome shotgun sequence genomic window:
- the LOC112899541 gene encoding uncharacterized protein LOC112899541 isoform X1, whose protein sequence is MGDSMASPAVEPKREQNFLVRVGMDAWTQPFAVSHKVRLVHILKNLHTSEVKIYSDASKEFIKLLDGESGGEVLREYVQQSPQLGELVEAWRLHREKPGVAYILSLFATVLGHPDSKLRRHGLVKKSLDGVARMILEDKEKMGDVFLELNSGEFRRQNAALDLLAAIVRRGGGLASEVAERFDFKMAILPQLAGTMKKKGSRDGGKRQKGAESGSTRRSFVGFAMSFLEVGNPRQLRWVLQQKEVYSGVLRGIGNDDAETVMYILSTLRDNVLIEESLVPPGLRSVLFGSATLEQLSLISANRDAGEAADIAHEVLVMVCTDPKNGLMPGSNLRGNEKRLLNLMKKLKATEVAHHKNLLLAIVSERLSLCSAYMNEFPYNIEPRSSPSWFAAISLAADVIASAKCDSIVHTLSSNSHGPVSVDDEEVQVVLKCIMPNVCSRAVINRGLLHSDDLVKHGSLRLVFESVNLLCYIIDALNGMVSRGRAKSEFIGSPKITIKIDDSPVLSCSDAADASLVDEVHQGDEMQVKRWASLREYIQDEVHGAMPDPQVLLKLLSSASQKHQKNAHISEPPQKKRRCNSSSEVDDIIIGGIDAVQDKDTSEEQDLELKNDPTTTLCEIWGLDKQDPNMKDAKVVEDVFHSKLLDVLRLYLRVTPSSFDGSYDFFRIIPPNPLDLSMDEQQSLLSLLLEYSGQSGGCWNLERVPESMYKYLQPLFYIMLNSQNKNICDQAYILVKAAMASSGAFDQDFTEIDAWLAFLPGYVAKWCIRENQRVGAPNKLSHIVIPFLCDAVSVVGNNLYKYQEHTRKLISKSGQFEGTPAFSPLIICVLQKCLRLLDSESGSMKLHEKSTISLYVCNTIHLILQSQVDVQLLSDLIGAVLNERFDKFSSEEMNSSIYFAEWRPLTTMLHFLKRISSQHTYNLFTTVEHSSEFDGNSLCSVSRKVEEMLNQEQTNLPDDVATAFLFSIICAPPKDIISDFPDLLDVVKTHFPSHLAFLSSVLFLQHDYLAKVASCWPDIFFSSIRLFKDDLNFDHVNTVEDKWQNLSVSTESAPLSTFLSVSPFCALLPSVLSLAFSVPDEIREAHKDALLRLLQVKLSECTFSEVTLYLRVILFWSHHLLSSYTIKSSNILEQLCHLCFALVDRVFERIQVLTADRQSKSADLSYPVQHIQDIVDSVLHHPIIALSLSRSLSNCQSLPDGSLEYLEEALAVFSKENMHLLDRFVLNLLGKLYDLLLMVRSFETNYSRDDGMSHESLFAAPNLLLENILLLFKEKFELCMDKVNFGLLLLNFDMVRALSKFFSPVKLLDLANWMFTKLGGCSSSCSPAFVPAALMCLYIIDVAMEMICCYLQKTDQRSESYLLWDLEIHTTIIQQAYHIVLHFATKWNLEFADHCLLKMLGRIHHAERYARWSTDYVVFHIILSTLAINTPIDVLHHCILPTSKVKAKALLLLLEASPMHMNLFGNIFLEILEKDNSVLQVKDSDSNASWAQKDGAILLLPAALSCLKYHSDDNGRCTEFLEPVSIFYSELLLCDKGFSSWKSFVTRSIFEEDFSDFIPTSVKDIMVYFSGTLLGKSVMLLHYYFASKEMSKKQRMEIVSSIFPESSELLDSDVNDINPTSCTGILKVTNELFAKISLIRLLLSPRKLLSSEVTSERESKRLHKAKLNFISILVRTMDKILMNFPSSDNILSHSAKEQKVICFLEYVILKNIIELSSEIQSHLNQLKSIPFLSQFIRSSLLHRFNDPVTIKAIRCILVVLSQGKFSADEILELILGHSNFVSTITCSEVSEYRSACNPTGGMLQPAPSILKLVDSSFMEENKPQLCIAEKRRVEIIRLLRVLYDIKSRQQNNSQSSETRELVFLLLSIYGATLSETDLEILHLMNEIESPECRTITEVDHLWGPAALKFREELKLDFSKLDTHNIENAEITERRRALFRENIPVDSKLCAKTALLFCYKRSSRASAFSLEQLQRENFADSFEVTSQRMGVQIYDPIFILRFSIHTLLMGYIEPAEFARLGLLAVTLVSIASPDQELRMLGYECLGAFKKSLEASQRSKETWQLQLLLTYLQNGISEQWQRIPSIIAVFAAEASLTLLDSSHAQFTAISNFLMNSTSVSMQSIPLFPTLLQSSSVHFKAERLWMLRLLSAGSNLADDAKIYKRGRVLELALAFCSSPVSDSESKVLVLKVLKKCVKLPDLAHHLVKESGLLLWLSSVMSIFSGGSDGTESSCSRVTELTLEVVNDLITSRLITDWLQETALEQLSAISSDLCVLLINNAKLLKGNVPLLTSMLSVITSTMRLSMKRKIYQPHFTFSLHGVFNLCQATGGSSRSAEHKLAMELGIDAILMNGPMPILSEMDKSRISMVVSWATSNIFWLYSNQRSLFETSSKETPINESPLSKLLRLLVASVILGRISSIPHGKSGDLAWSSSSLGTLHSFLNDAYERVETVESCMANEMLAVIILYLQDHGQRNSDSLPSVVMALCLLLLNRSSKQAVNKHLANNRGKIEMLCSKIRCPAESNPSWRWHYYQPWKDPAAPRTEMERMEEEQACRSLLILFSNAFTTCRSEFPVLSLDDVEKSGLFQWERESMVKQQHCA, encoded by the exons ATGGGCGACAGCATGGCCTCCCCTGCGGTGGAACCCAAGCGAGAGCAAAATTTTCTAGTGAGGGTGGGGATGGATGCCTGGACTCAGCCATTCGCGGTTTCCCACAAGGTCAGGTTGGTTCACATCCTCAAGAATCTCCACACCTCGGAGGTGAAAATCTACTCGGACGCGTCCAAGGAGTTCATTAAGCTACTGGACGGTGAGTCCGGTGGGGAGGTGCTACGGGAGTACGTGCAGCAGTCACCGCAGCTCGGGGAGCTGGTCGAGGCGTGGAGGCTCCACCGGGAGAAGCCGGGGGTGGCATACATACTTTCGCTCTTTGCGACGGTCCTGGGCCACCCTGACAGTAAGCTGCGGCGACATGGTTTGGTTAAGAAGAGTCTGGATGGTGTTGCGAGGATGATACTGGAGGATAAGGAGAAGATGGGGGATGTGTTTCTGGAGCTGAACAGTGGCGAGTTCCGGCGGCAGAATGCCGCGCTGGATTTGCTGGCTGCAATCGTCAGGCGTGGTGGGGGTTTGGCGTCAGAGGTCGCTGAGAGATTTGATTTTAAGATGGCTATTTTGCCACAGCTTGCAGGAACAATGAAGAAGAAAGGAAGCAGAGATGGAGGGAAACGGCAGAAGGGTGCTGAATCTGGGTCCACAAGGCGGTCATTTGTTGGGTTTGCCATGTCGTTTTTGGAGGTTGGGAACCCAAGGCAGCTAAGATGGGTCCTTCAACAGAAGGAGGTATACTCAGGGGTGCTTCGTGGGATCGGGAATGATGATGCCGAGACTGTCATGTACATCCTCTCAACTTTGCGAGATAATGTCCTGATAGAGGAGTCACTTGTGCCACCAGGGCTCAGGAGCGTCCTCTTTGGAAGTGCCACATTGGAGCAGCTGAGCTTGATTTCAGCGAACCGGGATGCAGGAGAAGCAGCTGACATTGCTCATGAGGTATTGGTCATGGTGTGCACTGATCCGAAAAATGGATTGATGCCAGGATCAAACTTGAGAGGTAATGAGAAACGCTTGCTGAATCTCATGAAAAAGTTAAAAGCTACTGAGGTTGCTCACCACAAAAATTTGTTGCTGGCCATTGTGAGTGAGAGGCTGTCTCTTTGTTCGGCATACATGAATGAGTTCCCTTATAATATCGAGCCACGGTCATCTCCTTCATG GTTTGCGGCCATCTCCCTTGCAGCTGATGTTATAGCTTCAGCAAAATGTGATAGCATTGTTCATACTCTTTCATCCAATTCACATGGTCCGGTATCTGTAGATGATGAAGAAGTTCAGGTAGTCTTGAAGTGCATCATGCCCAATGTATGCTCTCGAGCAGTGATAAATAGGGGGTTGCTGCATTCTGATGATCTTGTGAAGCATGGTTCACTGAGGCTTGTTTTTGAGTCAGTTAACCTGTTATGCTATATTATCGACGCCCTCAATGGCATGGTATCAAGAGGGAGAGCAAAGTCAGAATTCATTGGCTCACCGAAAATAACCATCAAAATAGATGATTCGCCTGTATTAAGCTGTTCTGATGCTGCAGATGCATCCTTAGTTGATGAGGTTCACCAGGGAGATGAAATGCAGGTCAAGAGGTGGGCATCTCTAAGAGAATACATCCAAGATGAAGTTCACGGAGCTATGCCTGATCCTCAAGTCCTTCTCAAGTTACTCTCTTCTGCTAGTCAGAAGCATCAGAAAAATGCTCACATTTCAGAGCCGCCGCAAAAGAAACGAAGATGCAATTCTTCCAGTGAGGTTGATGATATTATTATTGGTGGGATTGATGCTGTGCAGGATAAGGACACATCTGAAGAACAAGACCTGGAGTTAAAAAATGATCCCACAACCACCTTGTGTGAGATATGGGGTTTAGATAAACAAGATCCGAACATGAAAGATGCAAAAGTTGTAGAAGATGTCTTCCACTCAAAGTTGCTGGATGTTCTCAGGCTTTATTTG AGGGTGACGCCTAGCTCTTTTGATGGATCATATGATTTCTTTAGGATTATACCACCTAACCCATTGGATCTATCCATGGATGAACAACAGTCCTTATTATCTCTTTTACTCGAGTATTCAGGCCAATCTGGAGGATGTTGGAACCTAGAAAGAGTTCCAGAGTCAATGTACAAGTATCTACAACCCTTGTTTTACATCATGTTGAATTCACAAAATAAGAACATCTGTGATCAAGCATACATTTTAGTCAAAGCTGCTATGGCAAGTTCTGGTGCGTTTGATCAGGACTTCACGGAGATTGATGCATGGTTGGCTTTCTTGCCTGGTTATGTGGCCAAATGGTGTATAAGAGAGAACCAAAGAGTTGGAGCACCTAATAAATTGTCACACATTGTGATTCCTTTCCTCTGTGATGCTGTTTCAGTAGTTGGTAACAACTTGTACAAATACCAAGAGCACACACGCAAACTTATCTCTAaatcaggccagtttgaag GCACTCCAGCTTTCAGCCCTCTGATTATTTGTGTTCTTCAGAAATGCCTTAGGCTACTTGACTCAGAGTCCGGAAGTATGAAATTACACGAGAAGTCCACTATTTCATTGTATGTGTGCAACACGATCCACCTTATTCTGCAGTCTCAG GTGGACGTGCAATTATTGTCTGATCTTATAGGTGCTGTTCTAAATGAGAGATTTGATAAGTTTTCATCTGAAGAAATGAACTCTTCGATTTATTTTGCTGAATGGAGGCCATTAACAACTATGCTGCATTTCTTGAAGAGAATTTCCAGCCAGCACACTTATAATCTGTTCACCACGGTGGAACATTCTTCTGAGTTTGATGGTAACTCGTTGTGCTCTGTATCTAGAAAGGTTGAAGAAATGTTGAATCAAGAACAAACTAATTTGCCGGATGATGTGGCAACTGCATTCTTATTTTCAATCATATGTGCACCTCCAAAGGATATTATCAGTGACTTTCCAGATCTTCTTGATGTTGTGAAAACACATTTTCCATCTCATCTTGCTTTCCTCTCGTCGGTTCTTTTTCTGCAACATGATTATCTAGCTAAAGTTGCTAGTTGTTGGCCAGATATATTCTTCAGCAGCATCAGACTGTTCAAGGATGATCTGAATTTTGACCATGTAAACACTGTTGAGGACAAATGGCAAAACCTCTCTGTTTCTACAGAATCAGCTCCCCTGAGTACATTTTTAAGTGTCAGTCCCTTCTGTGCACTTTTACCTTCAGTATTGAGCCTTGCATTTTCTGTGCCAGATGAAATCAGGGAAGCACATAAGGATGCACTTCTAAGACTTCTTCAAGTTAAGTTGTCTGAATGTACATTCAGTGAGGTTACCTTGTACCTGAGAGTCATCTTGTTCTGGAGTCATCACCTGCTGTCATCATATACCATTAAGTCTTCAAATATTCTTGAACAACTATGCCATTTGTGCTTTGCTCTTGTTGATCGAGTATTTGAGCGCATTCAAGTTTTGACTGCTGACAGACAGTCAAAATCTGCAGACCTGTCCTATCCAGTTCAACATATCCAAGACATTGTTGATTCCGTTCTTCACCATCCTATAATTGCCCTGTCTTTGTCACGCTCTTTATCCAATTGCCAGAGTTTACCAGATGGGAGTTTGGAATATCTGGAAGAAGCTTTGGCTGTTTTTTCAAAGGAAAATATGCACCTTTTAGATCGTTTTGTTTTAAACCTTTTGGGTAAACTGTATGATCTTTTACTAATGGTTCGTAGCTTTGAAACTAACTACTCTAGAGATGATGGCATGTCCCATGAGTCACTGTTTGCTGCTCCAAATCTTCTGCTGGAGAACATACTGTTGTTGTTCAAGGAGAAGTTTGAGCTCTGCATGGACAAAGTGAACTTTGGATTGCTTTTGCTAAATTTTGACATGGTTCGTGCACTGTCCAAATTCTTTTCTCCTGTCAAACTCCTGGACCTTGCAAATTGGATGTTCACAAAATTGGGCGGTTGCAGCTCCAGTTGTTCACCTGCTTTTGTTCCTGCTGCTTTGATGTGTCTATATATTATTGATGTTGCCATGGAAATGATATGCTGTTATCTACAAAAAACTGACCAGAGATCAGAATCATATCTACTATGGGACTTGGAGATTCATACCACCATCATTCAGCAAGCTTATCACATTGTTCTTCATTTTGCTACTAAATGGAATCTTGAATTTGCGGATCATTGCTTGCTGAAGATGCTGGGTCGTATCCATCACGCAGAAAGATATGCAAGGTGGAGCACTGACTATGTTGTGTTCCATATCATATTATCTACATTGGCCATCAATACTCCCATTGACGTTCTTCATCACTGCATCTTGCCCACATCTAAGGTTAAAGCAAAAGCCTTACTGTTGCTTTTGGAAGCAAGTCCCATGCATATGAACCTTTTTGGCAATATATTCTTGGAAATTTTAGAAAAGGACAATTCTGTTCTGCAAGTCAAGGATTCTGATTCTAATGCTTCATGGGCTCAAAAAGATGGTGCTATACTTCTATTGCCTGCTGCTTTATCATGCTTGAAGTATCACAGTGATGACAATGGGCGGTGTACTGAATTCCTTGAGCCAGTTTCAATCTTTTATTCTGAACTCCTGTTATGTGATAAAGGGTTTTCAAGCTGGAAAAGTTTTGTTACCAGAAGCATTTTTGAGGAAGATTTTAGTGACTTTATACCCACATCAGTTAAAGATATAATGGTTTATTTCAGTGGCACTCTTTTGGGGAAATCAGTTATGTTGTTGCACTACTATTTTGCTTCAAAAGAAATGTCCAAGAAGCAACGCATGGAAATAGTTAGTTCAATATTTCCAGAATCATCTGAGCTATTAGATTCTGATGTTAATGATATTAATCCGACTTCATGCACGGGCATTCTGAAGGTTACTAATGAACTGTTTGCGAAGATATCGCTAATTAGACTGTTGCTATCTCCTAGAAAATTATTGTCCAGTGAAGTAACTTCAGAGAGGGAGTCCAAGAGATTGCACAAAGCAAAACTAAATTTCATTAGCATATTGGTGAGAACTATGGATAAAATACTCATGAATTTCCCTTCGAGTGACAATATCTTATCACACTCTGCTAAGGAACAAAAGGTAATCTGTTTTCTGGAATATGTAATTCTCAAGAATATCATCGAACTGTCTTCAGAGATTCAAAGTCATCTAAACCAGTTGAAGTCAATACCATTCCTTAGCCAATTCATTAGATCATCCCTCCTGCACAGATTCAATGATCCTGTCACAATAAAAGCAATTCGATGTATCCTTGTAGTGCTATCACAAGGAAAATTCTCTGCTGATGAAATTCTTGAACTTATACTGGGTCACTCCAATTTTGTGTCGACAATAACATGCAGTGAAGTTTCTGAATATCGATCTGCTTGTAACCCGACAGGGGGGATGCTACAGCCAGCTCCAAGTATTTTGAAATTAGTTGATTCTTCTTTCATGGAAGAAAACAAACCACAACTTTGTATTGCAGAAAAGAGAAGAGTTGAAATCATCAGATTACTAAGGGTACTGTATGATATTAAGAGCAGGCAACAGAATAATAGTCAATCGAGTGAAACAAGAGAATTGGTTTTCTTGCTTTTGTCTATTTATGGTGCAACTCTTAGTGAAACAGATTTGGAGATACTTCATCTTATGAATGAGATAGAATCACCTGAGTGCAGAACCATTACTGAAGTGGACCATCTATGGGGACCTGCAGCTCTGAAATTCAGAGAAGAACTGAAACTGGATTTTTCAAAATTAGACACACATAACATAGAGAATGCAGAAATTACTGAAAGACGAAGGGCACTGTTTCGGGAGAACATACCGGTTGATTCCAAGCTCTGTGCAAAGACAGCTTTGCTATTTTGCTATAAACGATCTTCAAGGGCTTCTGCTTTCTCACTGGAACAGCTTCAACGGGAGAACTTTGCCGATAGCTTCGAG GTAACATCTCAAAGAATGGGTGTTCAGATTTATGATCCTATTTTTATCTTGCGGTTCTCAATTCATACTCTCCTCATGGGTTACATTGAGCCTGCTGAATTTGCCCGACTAGGGCTGCTTGCAGTAACACTTGTTAGTATAGCATCTCCTGATCAAGAATTAAGGATGCTGGGCTATGAATGCCTAGGAGCATTCAAAAAATCCCTTGAG GCTTCTCAGAGAAGCAAGGAAACATGGCAGCTTCAGCTCCTTTTGACATATCTTCAGAATGGGATATCCGAACAGTGGCAGAGGATTCCTTCCATTATTGCTGTTTTTGCTGCAGAAGCATCTTTGACGCTACTGGACAGCTCACATGCTCAATTCACTGCCATTAGCAATTTTTTAATGAATTCGACCTCTGTCAGCATGCAG aGCATTCCGTTATTTCCAACCTTATTGCAGAGTAGTTCAGTTCATTTTAAAGCTGAACGATTGTGGATGCTTCGGTTATTATCTGCTGGATCAAACTTAGCTGATGATGCCAAAATATACAAGAGAGGAAGAGTCTTAGAGCTTGCTCTTGCGTTCTGTTCTTCACCTGTTTCAGATTCTGAATCGAAGGTTTTAGTCCTTAAG GTGCTGAAGAAGTGTGTGAAGCTGCCAGATCTAGCTCATCATCTAGTAAAAGAGTCTGGCCTTCTGTTGTGGTTATCCTCTGTTATGTCAATCTTTAGTGGAGGATCCGATGGTACCGAAAGCTCTTGTTCTAGAGTAACTGAATTGACGTTGGAG GTAGTCAATGATTTGATAACATCAAGACTAATTACAGATTGGCTCCAAGAAACTGCCCTTGAGCAACTCTCGGCGATATCATCAGACCTTTGTGTCCTTCTAATTAACAATGCCAAATTATTGAAAGGAAATGTTCCCTTGTTGACTTCAATGCTTAGTGTGATTACATCAACAATGAGGTTGTCTATGAAAAGGAAGATATACCAACCCCATTTTACCTTCTCCCTCCATGGTGTATTTAATCTGTGCCAAGCTACTGGTGGCAGCTCAAGAAGTGCAGAGCATAAGCTTGCAATGGAACTTGGTATCGATGCCATTCTTATGAATGGACCTATGCCAATTTTATCTGAAATG GATAAGTCAAGGATATCAATGGTTGTTTCTTGGGCAACTTCAAACATCTTCTGGTTGTACTCTAACCAAAGGTCTCTGTTTGAAACATCCTCCAAAGAAACACCTATAAATGAGTCTCCACTTTCAAAGCTTTTGCGATTGTTAGTGGCTTCTGTTATACTTGGGAGGATATCCAGCATCCCTCATGGAAAGAGTGGAGATCTTGCTTGGAGCTCCAGCAGTCTTGGAACTCTTCATTCTTTCTTGAATGATGCATATGAAAGGGTTGAAACAGTGGAGAGTTGCATGGCAAATGAAATGCTAGCTGTCATTATACTGTACCTTCAAGACCATGGGCAGAGGAACAGTGATTCTTTGCCATCAGTTGTGATGGCGCTTTGCTTGTTGCTTCTTAACAGATCCAGTAAGCAAG CAGTGAACAAGCACCTGGCCAACAACCGTGGAAAAATTGAAATGCTTTGCTCAAAGATACGCTGTCCTGCTGAATCTAATCCTTCATGGAGATG GCATTACTATCAACCCTGGAAGGACCCTGCTGCGCCGCGCACCGAGATGGAGCGCATGGAAGAAGAGCAGGCCTGCCGAAGCCTCCTTATCCTATTTTCCAATGCTTTCACTACCTGCCGGTCAGAATTTCCGGTATTGTCACTGGATGATGTTGAGAAGTCCGGCCTATTCCAGTGGGAAAGAGAGTCCATGGTTAAACAGCAACATTGCGCTTAG